In the genome of Streptomyces sp. Tu 3180, the window GACGACGTCGCCCAGGGCAGCCGGACGGCGAGGTCGTCGCCGAGCCGCCACAGCTGGTTGTCCCAGCCCCGCGCACCGAGTCGTACAGGGCGATCGGCCAGGTCGGGGTGCTGGTCGCGCAACAGGTCCCGGACCAGCTCCGCGGTGATCTCGGTCTCGGCGTGGGCCATGCGGAGCCACCATAGCCGGACGGTGCCCCGCCGTGCGTGGCGTCCGGCGCCCCCGTGCCGAGCACCCTTCGGCGGCACGGACTCACCGGTCACCGGCCTCCGGCGGCAAGGACCGGGACCGGTGGCGCGGGACGGTGACCACCCGGTCCACGGGGTTCCGGACCGTCCGCACCGGCCGGAAGCGGCTGTGCCGGAGCGCCGCCCCGGAAGACCTCCCGGAGCGGCGCTCGTGTCCGCGTCAGTCCGCCAGCGGGAGGTACACCCGGTTCCCGCTCGCCGCGAACTCCTTCGCCTTCTGCGCCATGCCCTCCTCGATCTCGGCCCGGCTGCCGCCGTGTTCCCGGCGGATGTCCTGCGAGATCTTCATCGAGCAGAACTTCGGCCCGCACATCGAGCAGAAGTGAGCGGTCTTGGCCGGTTCGGCCGGCAGCGTCTCGTCGTGGAACTCGCGTGCCGTGTCCGGGTCGAGGGCCAGGTTGAACTGGTCCTCCCACCGGAACTCGAAGCGGGCGTCCGACAGCGCGTCGTCCCACTCCTGCGCACCCGGGTGCCCCTTGGCGAGGTCGGCGGCGTGAGCGGCGATCTTGTAGGTGATGACGCCCGTCTTGACGTCGTCGCGGTTGGGCAGGCCCAGGTGCTCCTTGGGCGTGACGTAGCAGAGCATGGCCGTGCCCCACCAGGCGATCATCGCGGCGCCGATGCCGGAGGTGATGTGGTCGTACGCCGGCGCGACGTCCGTGGTCAGCGGGCCGAGCGTGTAGAACGGGGCCTCCTCGCAGATCTCCTGCTGGAGGTCGATGTTCTCCTTGATCTTGTGCATCGGGACATGCCCCGGGCCCTCGATCATGGTCTGGACGTGGAAGCGCTTCGCGATCCGGTTGAGTTCCCCGAGCGTGCGCAGCTCCGCGAACTGGGCCTCGTCGTTGGCGTCCGCGATGGAGCCGGGCCGCAGGCCGTCGCCGAGCGAGTAGGTGACGTCGTACGCGGCGAGGATCTCGCAGAGCTCCTCGAAGTTCTCGTACAGGAACGACTCCCTGTGGTGCGCCAGGCACCACGCGGCCATGATCGATCCGCCGCGCGAGACGATGCCGGTCTTGCGGTTCGCGGTGAGCGGTACGTACGCGAGCCGCACGCCGGCGTGGACCGTCATGTAGTCCACCCCCTGCTCGGCCTGTTCGATGACCGTGTCCT includes:
- the thiC gene encoding phosphomethylpyrimidine synthase ThiC, with the translated sequence MTNKDARTPASTQNPTETSADAEAGKSIGWHKAYVEGTRPDLRVPVRQVHLTNGQSVTLYDTSGPYTDPLVDTDVRRGLAPLRENWIIARGDTEEYAGRPVRPEDDGIKHTSPRGGLRNLDAVFPGRPRQPRRGREGRAVTQLAYARRGEITPEMEFVAIRENVSPEVVREEIAAGRAVLPANVNHPEIEPMIIGKRFLVKVNANIGNSAVTSSIEEEVEKMTWATRWGADTVMDLSTGRNIHTTREWVLRNSPVPIGTVPLYQALEKVDGRAEELTWEIYKDTVIEQAEQGVDYMTVHAGVRLAYVPLTANRKTGIVSRGGSIMAAWCLAHHRESFLYENFEELCEILAAYDVTYSLGDGLRPGSIADANDEAQFAELRTLGELNRIAKRFHVQTMIEGPGHVPMHKIKENIDLQQEICEEAPFYTLGPLTTDVAPAYDHITSGIGAAMIAWWGTAMLCYVTPKEHLGLPNRDDVKTGVITYKIAAHAADLAKGHPGAQEWDDALSDARFEFRWEDQFNLALDPDTAREFHDETLPAEPAKTAHFCSMCGPKFCSMKISQDIRREHGGSRAEIEEGMAQKAKEFAASGNRVYLPLAD